The Streptomyces sp. NBC_00286 nucleotide sequence GCGCGGAAATGTGACACATGGGGGTGCGAGTGTCACATTTTCGCGCGAAGGGTGGTGAGGAGGGGGGTCCAGGCGTCGCGGGTGACGGTGAGGGTTGGGCCGCCAGGGTTCTTGGAGTCGCGGATGTGGATGGTGGTGGCGTGGGCTTGGGGACAGGTGGCTATCTCGACGCATTCGCCGCCGCTGTCGCTGCTGTACGACGACTTGTGCCAGTCGTACGCGACTTCGAGGCAAGCGCCGCCGCTGTCATTGCTGTAGCTCGACTTGAACCACCGAAGGGTGCCGCTCATTCCCGTTCTCCTGCCAACCGCTCGATGAGGCCCAGCGATTCTCGTGGGCCCAGGGCCTGTGAGCGGATCTTCGCATAGCGCTGTGCGTACGTCGTCACCTTTGAGGGGTCGCTCACAAGGATGCTCTCGTCCTGGGGTTCCAGGTAGGCGAGGTCTTCGTGCTCGGGGGTTTCCACCAGCGTCATATCGCCGCGGCAGCCCGCGTGTTCACCGTCCAGCCCGCAGTCCATCGGCAGTACCTGGAGCATCACATTGCGACGCCTGGAGCACTCCGCGAGGTGCAGGAGCTGCCCGTGCATGATCTTGTTGCTGCCGATGGTGCGCCGTAGCGCGGATTCCTCAACGACCAGCTCGATCAGCACTGTTGGATCGCGGTCGAACAGTGCCCGCCGCGCCAACCGTGCTTCGACCAGTTCCTCGACGCGCTCGTCCTTGTGGGGCGGATAGCCGCCGCCGATCAGCGCGCGAGCGTACTCCTCGGTCTGGAAGAGGCCGTGGACCACGAACGTCACGTACGTGGAGAGCGTCAGCGCACGCTGCTCCAGCAGCACGTAGTCCTTGAACTGCGCCGGGTACTTCTCCAACCGCATCAACGCCCGCGCCTTCTCGAACACCCCCAGCCCGCCCCCAAGCACCTCCTCCAGCTTGACGAGCATCTGATCGCTCGCGGGCTGCGCGCACGTCTCCATCGCGCTGATCGCCGCCGCCGTGTACCCGATCAGCTTCCCCAACTGCTCCTGGGAGAGGCCTCGTTGCTCACGCAGCGCCTTCGCCAGGGCGGCCACCATGCGCGCCGTACCGCCCGCTTCCGTCTTGTTCTCCGCCCGCGCCATTGCGGTCACCTCCGCACTCAACCGAAACCAACCGGTCCCAACCCGCCACCACTCGCTCCCGACCGTGGCCGACCGGCAACGCAAAGTCATGGAAACGCTAGCCGCGCCTACGGAAACTGTCCGCATGAATACGCAAAGTGATGAGGCAAACCTCGACGAGCCCCCACTCGACCCCGAAATCCCCGACGAGGCCCCTGAAGAGATCCCCGAACCCGACCCTGAGATCCCTGACCAAATCCCCGACGGGACTCCGGACTGGATCCCCGCCAGAGGCATCCAACTCCGCAAAGCCGGCGTCCAGTTCGACGCCGTACGCGTGGACGGCGACGAAGGCCGAGCCCTCGCCGACCGCCTCGCGCGGATGACCGGCGGCATCCCGGGCCCGGTGGTCGAGGAGGCGAACGGGAGGCGCGCGGTCTACTTCCTCGTGCCGGTCGGCAGTACGTCCTACCGGTCCTGGCCCGACGGCGTCACCCGTCTCACCGCCGGCCCGAACCGCGTCTCGTACATCCCGGTCCCCGCCCTCAACGGCCTCACCTGGCCGCTGACATGGCGTTACCGGCCGACGACGCGCGATCACCTCGTACACGCACTGCTCCTGCGCGGCGCCCTCCACCCCGAAGAGCCGTGACACGATCGAACACGTGAGTACGAGTACGCCCGGCACCATGACCGTGGACCGCGCCTTCGAAACCGCCCTGTACGCCGAGACCGACACGGCCCTCGACACCGGCGCGTCCCTGCTCGCCGCCGACCCCTCGGCGGACGCCGAACTCGCCCAGCGCGGCGAGGAGTTCATCGCCACGGCATGGCGGCGCGGCTGGCAGCCCGCCGATGTCGTACGGATCGTGCGACGCGAACTGGACGAAACGCACGTACGCCTGGTGTCGCGCCTGATCCTCAGTGCGGAGGCCCGCCACAAGCAGCCGCGCGGACGCCGATGGGCGGCCCAACTCGAAGACCTGGACTC carries:
- a CDS encoding DUF397 domain-containing protein, whose amino-acid sequence is MSGTLRWFKSSYSNDSGGACLEVAYDWHKSSYSSDSGGECVEIATCPQAHATTIHIRDSKNPGGPTLTVTRDAWTPLLTTLRAKM
- a CDS encoding helix-turn-helix domain-containing protein, translating into MARAENKTEAGGTARMVAALAKALREQRGLSQEQLGKLIGYTAAAISAMETCAQPASDQMLVKLEEVLGGGLGVFEKARALMRLEKYPAQFKDYVLLEQRALTLSTYVTFVVHGLFQTEEYARALIGGGYPPHKDERVEELVEARLARRALFDRDPTVLIELVVEESALRRTIGSNKIMHGQLLHLAECSRRRNVMLQVLPMDCGLDGEHAGCRGDMTLVETPEHEDLAYLEPQDESILVSDPSKVTTYAQRYAKIRSQALGPRESLGLIERLAGERE